A section of the Solitalea canadensis DSM 3403 genome encodes:
- a CDS encoding DUF3857 domain-containing protein, with product MKKHLLLIITLLFAQLIVYSQTIPYKFGNVTFDELTMSGYPADTSANAIILNEFGEAFIENDSPEFLDLNYYGKIKIFNQKGQSEATITIPLYKSGGKEEEIIGVEAYTYNLVSGEIVKTKLPAKEVYREGLNEKHNVVKFTFPQVKDGSVLEYKYILRSPFYFYNFHEWTFQSDIPKLRSEYWAKIPGYFNYKVSLRGLLKLSSQSTTLLKDCFDPPGNLKSDCTFFKAAMDNIPAMKGEEYMTTLRNYLARIEFEIEEYLSPTTGGKERFSTTWKDVERQLLMDSKFGPLVDKNQKFYTQVIPAEIAAQTDSLEKAKLIYAFIKKSIAWNEKYGMLASNDPKNIIGKHSGNIADINLFLTGTLKAHGFNVYPVILSTRENGYPTTLYPILTDFNYIIANVIIGGKSYLLDATEKELDFGTIPFRCLNKEGRIVDYKKSNWINLVPKLFDTEQINVEMTVSSDGSIKGSFAGRKYDYAAIKERKKINSFSSMTDFQKSIQDKFTTGTIDSLKTENLDVLNEPLEVKFKFKLHEEDAADSKTIYLQPFIFDKLESNPLKQNIRTFPIDFGIKKRSITNLSITIPEGYEVESIVKNTNFVLADKSGFYKIGTEINGNKVNIQTILQLNETIYPSEAYPMLKELFSLIIKTQNEPIVLKKKTVNIATKK from the coding sequence ATGAAAAAACATCTACTCTTAATCATCACATTACTTTTCGCTCAATTAATAGTTTATAGTCAAACTATTCCCTACAAATTTGGAAATGTCACATTTGATGAATTGACAATGTCTGGGTACCCTGCTGATACTTCAGCCAATGCAATAATATTAAATGAATTTGGGGAGGCATTTATAGAGAACGATTCTCCGGAGTTTTTAGACCTTAATTATTATGGAAAAATTAAAATTTTTAACCAGAAAGGTCAGTCGGAGGCAACCATAACCATCCCTTTGTATAAATCGGGAGGTAAGGAAGAAGAGATTATCGGTGTTGAGGCCTATACTTACAACCTTGTTTCAGGCGAAATAGTAAAAACAAAACTACCGGCAAAAGAGGTTTACAGAGAAGGTCTTAATGAAAAACACAATGTGGTAAAGTTTACTTTTCCACAAGTAAAAGACGGGAGTGTTTTAGAATACAAGTACATCTTACGCTCACCTTTTTATTTTTACAATTTTCATGAATGGACCTTTCAATCAGATATTCCGAAATTACGGAGTGAGTATTGGGCAAAAATTCCAGGTTATTTTAATTACAAAGTCTCATTACGTGGACTACTTAAGTTGTCGTCGCAATCAACCACTTTACTAAAAGATTGTTTCGATCCGCCCGGGAATCTAAAGTCAGACTGCACCTTCTTCAAAGCTGCAATGGATAATATTCCGGCAATGAAAGGCGAGGAATACATGACTACACTACGTAACTATCTTGCAAGAATCGAATTTGAGATTGAAGAATACCTGAGTCCAACTACAGGAGGAAAAGAACGCTTCAGCACAACCTGGAAGGATGTTGAACGTCAATTACTAATGGATTCAAAATTCGGCCCATTAGTAGATAAAAATCAAAAATTCTATACGCAAGTTATTCCTGCTGAGATCGCAGCACAAACGGACTCTCTTGAAAAGGCCAAACTGATCTATGCTTTTATAAAAAAATCCATTGCATGGAATGAAAAATATGGAATGCTTGCATCAAATGATCCTAAAAACATTATAGGAAAGCATTCCGGAAATATTGCTGATATTAATCTATTCCTAACCGGAACATTAAAAGCGCATGGTTTCAATGTTTATCCGGTTATACTTTCTACACGTGAAAATGGATATCCAACCACACTATATCCTATTTTAACAGATTTCAACTATATAATAGCTAATGTAATTATAGGTGGAAAATCTTATTTGTTGGACGCAACAGAAAAAGAGTTGGATTTTGGAACTATTCCTTTCAGGTGTTTAAATAAAGAAGGACGCATTGTTGATTATAAAAAATCAAACTGGATAAACCTTGTTCCCAAACTTTTTGATACTGAACAGATCAATGTAGAAATGACTGTAAGTTCAGATGGTTCAATCAAAGGATCTTTTGCTGGTCGGAAATATGACTATGCAGCAATTAAAGAGCGCAAGAAAATTAACAGTTTTTCTTCAATGACAGATTTTCAGAAAAGTATTCAGGATAAGTTTACCACAGGAACCATCGACTCTCTTAAAACTGAAAACTTAGATGTACTGAATGAACCATTAGAGGTAAAGTTCAAATTTAAATTGCATGAGGAAGATGCTGCTGATTCAAAAACAATTTACCTGCAACCGTTTATATTCGACAAACTTGAAAGCAATCCACTTAAACAAAATATAAGAACTTTCCCTATCGACTTTGGCATCAAGAAACGATCAATAACCAATTTATCCATTACTATTCCTGAAGGGTACGAAGTTGAATCAATAGTAAAGAACACAAACTTTGTGCTAGCTGATAAAAGTGGATTCTATAAGATTGGCACTGAAATAAATGGCAACAAAGTTAACATTCAAACGATTCTGCAGCTAAACGAGACCATCTATCCGTCAGAGGCTTATCCAATGCTTAAAGAATTATTCAGTTTGATTATTAAAACCCAAAATGAGCCAATTGTGTTAAAGAAGAAAACTGTTAATATTGCTACAAAAAAATAA
- a CDS encoding 7TM diverse intracellular signaling domain-containing protein has product MKYVYKVCLLALLLVIVKTSFVSAQNVIAINDSLNQHIFMYGDIQYTEDPSEKLTISDITSAEYTTKFISSRLLFPHNFNRNSTYWYRIKIKNNVSSQKNWVIEFFDQTIDYVKFYELQDNGTYKETEFGDSFKFSQRNYHHKNYVLDLANKDNEVHTYYIKVKSAQKADALFVLRSVNWFVSYALNEYYFFGIFYGMIIVFCFYNLMMYFAIKENHYLYYIAYLLSIAMYEMCADGIAYEYIWPNFPTWNQHTTGYSLYAASFFALLFGRKLLNLKKKAPNLDRLIIITLVLRTVFFLFCLLYYRAGFEMREVEAIPLSVAFYIGICLRIKGYRPARFYVIGYSFLFLGLAVKGILTYWPNFLPYGPITHYSLSFCFVMEMMFLSFAIGDKVRLLRVQKDIATQRIIKQLRINHQLKDSHNKELEEQVRFKTLELREANELLKEQAAEIAEMNQLLAKDNVQLKEDVAKVTEARIMLKNVDFEEFSKLYPDNDSCLRFLAELKWKKGYECQRCEHSSYYHGHGLLNRRCAKCGYEESVTAYTILQNTRIPINKAFYMIFLIYSSKGNISSHKLSEILEIRQSTCWAYASKIKKAMNERKKTVKPKESQSWSDILLEEAV; this is encoded by the coding sequence ATGAAGTATGTGTACAAAGTATGCCTATTGGCGTTATTGTTGGTTATTGTCAAAACTTCTTTTGTTAGCGCTCAAAACGTCATTGCTATTAACGATAGTCTGAATCAACATATTTTTATGTACGGAGATATTCAGTATACAGAAGACCCTTCTGAAAAACTGACTATTTCAGACATTACTTCAGCCGAGTATACTACTAAGTTTATTTCCAGCAGACTTTTATTCCCTCATAATTTTAATCGTAATTCAACTTATTGGTACCGTATTAAAATAAAGAACAATGTTAGTTCACAGAAAAACTGGGTAATTGAGTTTTTTGACCAAACGATTGATTATGTAAAGTTCTATGAGCTGCAAGATAACGGAACCTATAAAGAAACAGAGTTTGGTGATAGTTTTAAATTTAGTCAGCGGAATTACCATCATAAAAATTATGTTCTTGATCTGGCGAATAAGGATAATGAAGTTCACACGTACTACATCAAAGTAAAATCAGCACAAAAAGCGGATGCGTTATTTGTGTTGCGCTCCGTTAACTGGTTTGTATCCTACGCATTAAATGAGTATTACTTTTTTGGAATATTCTATGGAATGATCATCGTTTTTTGTTTTTACAACCTGATGATGTACTTCGCCATTAAAGAGAACCATTATTTATATTACATCGCTTATTTATTAAGTATTGCCATGTATGAAATGTGTGCTGATGGTATTGCTTATGAATACATATGGCCAAACTTTCCTACCTGGAACCAACATACAACAGGTTATTCCTTATATGCAGCTTCATTTTTTGCTTTATTGTTCGGGCGTAAACTGCTGAATCTAAAGAAGAAAGCTCCAAACCTCGACAGATTGATTATTATTACATTGGTATTAAGAACGGTGTTTTTTCTATTCTGTTTACTTTATTACAGGGCTGGATTTGAAATGCGTGAGGTAGAAGCTATCCCTCTTAGTGTTGCGTTTTATATTGGTATTTGTTTAAGAATAAAAGGGTACAGGCCAGCACGATTTTATGTTATTGGTTACTCTTTCTTATTTCTGGGATTGGCAGTTAAAGGTATTTTAACCTATTGGCCAAATTTTTTGCCATACGGACCCATTACTCATTATAGCTTAAGTTTCTGTTTTGTAATGGAAATGATGTTTTTATCGTTTGCCATTGGTGATAAAGTAAGATTACTTAGGGTGCAGAAAGATATCGCGACTCAACGAATCATTAAACAGCTACGAATAAATCATCAGCTGAAAGATTCACACAACAAAGAGTTGGAGGAGCAGGTTCGGTTTAAAACGCTGGAACTTCGGGAAGCCAATGAATTACTAAAAGAACAAGCTGCGGAAATTGCTGAGATGAATCAGTTACTTGCGAAAGACAATGTACAGCTAAAAGAAGATGTGGCTAAAGTTACTGAAGCAAGGATTATGTTGAAAAACGTGGATTTCGAAGAATTCAGTAAATTATACCCTGATAACGATAGTTGTTTACGTTTCCTTGCAGAACTAAAATGGAAAAAGGGCTATGAATGTCAGCGCTGTGAGCATTCATCTTATTATCATGGTCATGGTTTATTAAATCGTCGTTGTGCAAAATGTGGTTATGAAGAGTCGGTAACAGCCTATACTATTTTGCAAAACACTCGTATCCCAATTAATAAGGCATTTTATATGATATTCCTTATCTATTCCTCAAAAGGAAATATCTCCTCTCATAAACTTTCTGAAATATTAGAAATTCGACAAAGCACCTGTTGGGCTTATGCCAGTAAGATTAAGAAGGCAATGAATGAACGCAAAAAGACTGTTAAGCCTAAAGAATCTCAAAGCTGGAGCGATATATTACTCGAAGAAGCTGTTTAA
- a CDS encoding SusC/RagA family TonB-linked outer membrane protein, with translation MKKLVLVFLTLLTLSSMQLLAQDLAIKGKVTDNAGQPLTGVTVSVKGTSRGTGTDNNGDYSIKAPSNGTLVFNYIGYLSVEMPVAGKTSISVQMKEDVANLDEVVVVGYGTQKKSLVTGAISQVKAEDLKTTSISRIDQALQGRTAGVTVLPQSGSPGAPVSIRIRGAGSNKNSDPLYIVDGVRAGGIEYLDPSEIESTEILKDAASAAIYGAEGANGVVLITTKSGKNKAKNDIDYSFQIGQQSIGNLMPMMNASQYQEYLLASGTAGTIPTAAEAAAVGSGTNWRDAVFQNAPQQRHALTFTGGGEKSSYMVGMTYFNQKGVAGGDKADFKRYTVRLNTDNKVKDWLNIGERLSYSNFTTTGFSENDEFGSVMSSTIVLDPITPITYAQGNALPAHVQKAISEGQPLVKDENGNYYGISNYIKGEYGNPVARMQLAQQSTTQNKVVGNVFANIDIIKGLRFTSRFGIDAAFVKNHNWTPLFWFSSESQNGTLNGTDYERNYFTWNFENFATYDKTIGDHAFSVLGGMSALKSNYNNMESSYAGFFRSETRFSYPDFSPDASDRILGKYEDYTLASYFGRVSYDYKGKYLFNGSLRTDGSSKLAPDNRWGVFPAVSAGWVLSNENFFPANLEKVMNYTKLRASWGQNGSLANIGIGTWLSGVSTQGLQYPNANGQYLIGAAPTNLDNKDLTWETSEQLDLGAELGFFNNSLFLEVDWFKKTTKDLLTPGVIPDAVGNKLEIVNGGDVENKGWEFGLTYKSNSSKAFKYSVNTNLSLLKNEVTYINPLLNQISGASVGTGYTATLFSKGYPIWYFNGYKTSGIFQNQAQIDEYKSKISDYNPKPGDPIVVDYNNDGKISAADQTYIGDPNPAYTYGVTVNLSYKNFDFMCFVQGQGGNEVMMGFNRVDRPTANKPEFFYSDRWTGEGSTNSWFAPNTSSPYVYNSDLMVFSAAFTRIRQLQLGYTFAPNLISKIKLKALRVYLSADNFFTFTNYKGMDPEGGSNADKQNSMGIDRGVYPVPRVFTGGLSVTF, from the coding sequence ATGAAAAAACTTGTACTTGTTTTCCTGACACTGCTCACGCTAAGCAGTATGCAGCTTCTTGCGCAGGATTTAGCGATCAAGGGAAAAGTGACTGACAATGCAGGTCAGCCACTGACCGGCGTTACCGTTTCCGTTAAAGGAACGAGCCGAGGGACCGGAACAGATAATAATGGTGATTATAGCATTAAAGCTCCTTCCAATGGAACTTTAGTGTTTAATTACATTGGCTATCTTTCGGTAGAAATGCCAGTAGCAGGGAAAACCTCTATCTCTGTACAAATGAAAGAAGATGTTGCCAATCTGGATGAGGTAGTAGTAGTAGGTTACGGAACTCAAAAAAAATCATTGGTAACCGGAGCTATTTCACAGGTAAAGGCTGAAGATTTAAAAACCACATCAATCAGCCGTATCGACCAGGCTTTGCAGGGCCGCACTGCAGGTGTAACTGTATTGCCTCAATCGGGTTCTCCCGGAGCCCCTGTAAGTATCCGCATTCGTGGTGCTGGTTCAAATAAGAACTCAGATCCCTTGTATATTGTTGATGGGGTAAGAGCCGGGGGTATTGAATACTTAGACCCTTCGGAAATTGAATCAACAGAAATTTTAAAAGATGCAGCTTCTGCGGCTATTTATGGTGCTGAGGGTGCTAACGGTGTTGTGCTGATTACCACTAAATCAGGTAAGAATAAGGCTAAAAACGATATTGATTACTCATTCCAAATCGGTCAGCAATCAATTGGTAATCTAATGCCAATGATGAATGCTAGCCAATATCAGGAATATTTATTAGCTTCAGGAACAGCAGGAACTATTCCGACTGCGGCAGAAGCAGCTGCTGTTGGTTCTGGAACCAACTGGAGAGATGCTGTTTTTCAAAATGCACCTCAACAACGCCATGCGTTAACTTTTACTGGAGGTGGCGAAAAATCCTCTTACATGGTAGGTATGACTTACTTTAATCAAAAAGGTGTTGCCGGTGGTGATAAAGCAGATTTTAAACGTTATACCGTTCGTTTAAATACCGATAATAAAGTAAAAGACTGGTTAAATATCGGTGAGCGTTTATCTTATTCTAACTTTACCACTACGGGTTTCTCTGAAAATGATGAGTTTGGTTCAGTAATGAGTAGTACTATTGTATTAGATCCAATTACTCCAATAACTTATGCTCAGGGAAATGCTCTTCCTGCTCACGTTCAAAAAGCAATATCAGAAGGACAGCCTTTAGTTAAGGATGAGAATGGCAACTATTACGGTATCTCTAACTATATCAAAGGTGAATACGGCAACCCTGTTGCTCGTATGCAATTAGCTCAACAATCAACTACTCAAAATAAGGTGGTGGGTAATGTTTTTGCCAACATTGATATTATTAAAGGGTTGAGATTTACCAGCCGTTTTGGTATCGACGCTGCCTTTGTTAAAAATCATAACTGGACTCCATTATTCTGGTTCTCAAGTGAAAGTCAGAATGGTACATTAAACGGTACCGATTATGAGCGTAACTACTTTACCTGGAACTTCGAGAACTTTGCAACCTATGATAAAACAATAGGCGATCATGCTTTCTCTGTTTTAGGTGGTATGTCGGCATTAAAATCTAACTACAATAACATGGAAAGTAGTTATGCCGGATTCTTCCGTAGTGAAACCAGATTCTCTTATCCTGACTTTTCTCCGGATGCTTCAGACAGAATTTTAGGTAAATATGAAGATTATACCTTAGCTTCTTACTTCGGTCGTGTTTCTTATGATTATAAAGGAAAATACTTATTCAACGGATCATTAAGAACAGATGGTTCATCAAAATTAGCACCAGATAACAGATGGGGTGTATTTCCAGCTGTGTCAGCAGGCTGGGTACTTTCAAATGAAAATTTTTTCCCGGCTAATTTAGAGAAAGTGATGAATTACACTAAACTACGTGCCAGCTGGGGTCAAAATGGTAGTTTGGCTAATATTGGTATCGGTACCTGGCTATCAGGTGTTAGTACTCAAGGACTTCAATATCCAAACGCTAATGGACAGTATTTGATCGGTGCAGCTCCTACTAATCTTGATAATAAAGATTTAACCTGGGAAACCAGTGAGCAGTTAGACTTAGGTGCTGAATTGGGTTTCTTCAATAACAGTTTATTCTTAGAAGTTGACTGGTTCAAAAAAACGACCAAAGACTTATTAACCCCGGGTGTAATTCCTGATGCTGTTGGTAACAAATTGGAAATTGTAAACGGTGGTGATGTTGAAAATAAAGGATGGGAATTCGGTTTAACTTATAAGAGCAATTCATCAAAAGCATTTAAGTATTCAGTGAATACGAACCTAAGTTTACTGAAAAATGAAGTTACTTACATTAATCCGCTACTTAACCAAATTAGTGGTGCTTCTGTAGGAACTGGTTATACAGCAACCTTATTTAGTAAGGGATATCCAATTTGGTACTTTAATGGTTACAAAACTTCAGGTATCTTCCAAAATCAGGCACAAATTGATGAGTATAAAAGCAAAATCTCTGATTACAATCCCAAGCCTGGTGATCCTATTGTAGTGGATTACAACAATGACGGTAAAATTTCTGCAGCTGACCAAACTTACATCGGAGATCCAAATCCTGCTTACACTTATGGTGTAACTGTAAACCTTAGCTATAAAAACTTTGATTTCATGTGCTTTGTCCAAGGACAAGGTGGAAACGAAGTTATGATGGGCTTTAACCGTGTTGACCGTCCAACAGCTAATAAACCAGAATTCTTCTATTCTGACCGTTGGACAGGAGAAGGTAGTACCAACAGCTGGTTTGCTCCAAACACTAGTAGTCCATATGTCTATAACAGTGATTTAATGGTGTTCAGTGCTGCATTTACTCGTATCCGTCAGCTACAATTAGGTTATACCTTCGCTCCTAACTTGATCAGTAAAATTAAGTTAAAAGCATTACGAGTATACCTTTCTGCTGATAACTTCTTCACATTCACTAACTATAAAGGAATGGATCCTGAAGGTGGTTCGAATGCTGATAAGCAGAATAGTATGGGCATTGACAGAGGTGTTTATCCAGTGCCAAGAGTCTTTACCGGTGGTCTTTCAGTTACTTTCTAA
- a CDS encoding RagB/SusD family nutrient uptake outer membrane protein — MKISNIKYILLGTTLLTLASCGNDFLDQPISGKLSKDEFYKTDQDASQALIAVYDMSGADYYQAWSSKYMVKEMPSDDSNAGGSNAGDQPGYQSLDKMATLDPTNGNVGLTWKISYFTIYRANLVINKVQAETNVRKRIIAEAKALRAFTYFDLVALWGDVPLILNEVDPANYTTITRAPKADVYAQIEKDLTEAIADLPLKSEYSAADKFRFSKGAAQALLGKVYLFEEKWPEAVTQFESVISSGQYGLEVSVAKVFSPSGEFGKESLFESSFVSSEKYGWGNFPWGSQPESNIHVQLMGPRSDFYTKAPADSLLGGWGFNTPKKKLYDAFVAAGDSARRVNTIMSDVELKKAGGDWTAPNAYDYEGYFQRKYGTFQQQTGPEANELNYSTNFRLIRYADVLLMAAEAQYRNGNPGKSQQYLNMVRNRSKLASITPSGTDLFNAIVRERQLELAFEGFRFLDLVRWGMAPTELADEGFVAGKNEVLPIPINEVRTAGLVQNPKY; from the coding sequence ATGAAAATTTCAAATATCAAGTATATATTATTAGGCACAACCTTGCTAACATTGGCAAGTTGTGGTAATGATTTCCTGGATCAGCCTATTTCAGGAAAACTTTCTAAAGATGAATTCTATAAAACGGATCAGGATGCGAGTCAGGCTTTAATAGCTGTTTATGATATGTCTGGAGCAGATTATTATCAGGCTTGGAGTAGTAAGTACATGGTTAAAGAGATGCCTTCTGACGATAGTAATGCAGGTGGTAGTAACGCGGGCGACCAGCCTGGTTATCAGTCATTGGATAAAATGGCAACGCTTGATCCAACGAATGGAAACGTTGGATTAACATGGAAGATCTCTTATTTCACCATTTACCGTGCAAACCTTGTAATTAACAAAGTTCAAGCTGAAACCAATGTTCGTAAACGCATCATTGCGGAAGCTAAAGCGTTAAGAGCATTTACTTATTTCGACTTGGTTGCATTATGGGGTGATGTTCCATTGATTTTGAATGAAGTTGATCCTGCTAACTACACCACGATCACGCGTGCTCCTAAAGCTGATGTTTATGCTCAAATTGAGAAAGATTTAACAGAAGCTATTGCTGATCTTCCATTAAAAAGTGAGTACAGCGCAGCAGATAAATTCAGATTTTCAAAAGGTGCAGCTCAGGCTTTATTGGGTAAGGTGTATTTGTTCGAGGAAAAATGGCCTGAAGCCGTTACTCAATTTGAGAGTGTGATCAGTTCTGGACAATATGGCTTAGAAGTATCTGTAGCGAAAGTATTTTCTCCATCTGGTGAATTCGGTAAAGAATCATTATTTGAATCTTCATTTGTTTCATCAGAAAAATATGGATGGGGTAATTTTCCTTGGGGATCTCAACCAGAAAGTAATATCCATGTTCAGTTAATGGGTCCAAGAAGTGACTTCTATACAAAAGCACCTGCAGATTCACTACTTGGTGGATGGGGGTTCAATACACCTAAGAAAAAGTTGTATGATGCATTTGTTGCCGCTGGTGATAGTGCAAGAAGAGTGAATACCATTATGTCGGATGTTGAGTTGAAAAAAGCAGGTGGCGACTGGACCGCTCCTAATGCTTATGATTATGAAGGATATTTCCAACGCAAATACGGTACATTCCAGCAGCAAACTGGTCCCGAAGCTAATGAGCTAAACTATAGTACCAACTTCCGATTGATCAGATATGCTGACGTATTATTAATGGCTGCAGAAGCTCAATACAGAAATGGTAATCCTGGTAAATCTCAGCAATATTTAAATATGGTGAGAAATCGTTCGAAATTAGCATCAATTACTCCTTCTGGAACTGATCTATTCAATGCAATTGTAAGAGAGCGCCAGCTGGAATTAGCCTTTGAAGGTTTCCGTTTTCTTGATCTTGTACGTTGGGGAATGGCTCCAACAGAGCTTGCCGATGAAGGTTTTGTTGCAGGGAAAAATGAAGTGCTACCAATTCCTATTAATGAGGTTAGAACAGCCGGATTAGTACAAAATCCTAAATACTAG
- a CDS encoding glycoside hydrolase family 3 N-terminal domain-containing protein — translation MKIRQVSLSILMTAVLCSGVSAQKKKTATVQGAVATSVMTSSDIDKKVKELLSKMTLEEKVGQMTQISIEVLLKTENGKAIEPHELDLDKLATCIKKYKVGSILNIGGDAQTVANWQGVIQAIQKMALEENIKIPVLYGIDAIHGNNYTANSVLFPQQIAQAASFNREMVKKAAEITAYETRASFTPWTFSPVLDLGRQPVWPRLWETFGEDPYVTAELGKAMVKGFQGDNLVTDKYHVAACLKHYMGYSMPLSGHDRTPAWIPERELREYFLPQFAEAVKAGAKTVMVNSGEINGTPVHANKHILTDILKDELQFKGFAVSDWQDIQYLYQRHRVAKDNKEAVMIAINAGIDMSMVPTDYTFCDALLELAKEGKVPMSRIDDAVSRILRVKYEVDLFNNPTGNAADYLQFNSAEHTKVNYNVAAECVALLKNNNNILPLTTGKKILVTGPAATSMRALNGGWSRNWQGLNSDETEKDHNNILEAVQKTFGQQYVTYSEGASFTAVTNIQETVAKAAQSDVIVLCIGETSYTETPGNIDDLSISKSQAELAKALAATGKPIVFVLTEGRPRVISEIESLSSAVVHAFLLGNEGGNVIADVLAGKINPSGKLPYTYPRHVNSLHNYYHKDTETLKFDEWGGYNPQWEFGHGLSYTTFKYTNLKLSNTLLADNDKITVSVDVTNTGKVVGKETVLLFVSDKVASITPEAKRLRAFDKVEIQPGQTRTVSFEIDKNRLSFINYDLKRVTEPGDFDLQIGDQKASFTVTEASSRNN, via the coding sequence ATGAAAATCAGACAAGTATCGTTATCGATATTAATGACTGCCGTTCTTTGCTCTGGGGTAAGTGCTCAGAAAAAAAAGACGGCAACAGTTCAAGGCGCTGTTGCAACTTCCGTAATGACCTCCTCAGACATTGATAAAAAGGTAAAAGAGTTATTGTCAAAAATGACCTTAGAAGAAAAGGTGGGACAAATGACTCAAATCAGTATTGAAGTACTGTTGAAAACAGAAAACGGTAAAGCAATCGAACCACATGAACTGGATCTGGACAAACTGGCTACTTGCATTAAAAAGTATAAAGTAGGTTCGATCCTTAATATTGGCGGTGATGCACAAACAGTGGCTAACTGGCAGGGTGTAATTCAGGCTATTCAAAAAATGGCGCTGGAAGAGAACATAAAAATTCCGGTGTTATATGGTATCGATGCCATTCACGGGAATAATTATACGGCTAATTCTGTACTATTCCCTCAGCAAATTGCGCAGGCCGCTTCATTTAATCGTGAAATGGTAAAGAAGGCTGCGGAGATAACTGCTTACGAAACACGTGCCTCGTTTACTCCATGGACTTTCAGTCCTGTGTTGGATTTGGGACGACAACCGGTTTGGCCGCGATTATGGGAAACATTTGGTGAAGACCCTTATGTAACAGCGGAACTGGGAAAAGCAATGGTGAAAGGTTTTCAGGGCGATAACCTTGTAACCGATAAGTACCATGTTGCTGCTTGTTTGAAGCATTACATGGGTTATAGTATGCCGTTAAGTGGTCACGATCGCACCCCTGCATGGATACCTGAACGTGAGCTGCGTGAATACTTTTTACCTCAATTTGCTGAAGCTGTTAAGGCCGGAGCAAAAACAGTGATGGTGAATAGTGGCGAGATTAATGGAACTCCTGTACATGCGAATAAACATATTCTTACAGATATACTGAAAGATGAACTGCAGTTCAAAGGATTTGCAGTGAGTGATTGGCAGGATATACAGTATTTGTATCAGCGTCATCGTGTAGCAAAAGATAATAAGGAAGCTGTAATGATTGCTATCAACGCAGGAATTGATATGAGCATGGTGCCAACAGATTACACTTTCTGTGATGCATTGTTAGAACTGGCGAAAGAAGGAAAAGTACCAATGAGCCGTATTGACGACGCCGTTAGTCGTATTTTAAGGGTTAAGTATGAGGTTGATTTGTTTAACAATCCGACAGGAAATGCTGCAGATTACCTCCAATTTAATAGCGCTGAACATACTAAGGTTAACTATAATGTAGCTGCTGAATGTGTAGCGTTGTTAAAGAATAATAACAACATACTGCCGTTAACTACCGGAAAGAAAATTTTAGTAACAGGCCCCGCAGCTACCTCAATGCGTGCTTTGAACGGAGGATGGAGCCGTAACTGGCAAGGTTTAAACAGTGATGAAACCGAAAAAGATCATAACAATATTTTAGAAGCTGTTCAAAAAACATTTGGACAACAGTATGTAACTTATAGCGAGGGCGCATCCTTTACTGCAGTTACAAACATTCAGGAAACAGTTGCAAAAGCTGCTCAGTCAGATGTGATCGTATTGTGTATTGGAGAAACAAGTTATACAGAAACTCCGGGTAACATTGATGATTTATCGATTTCAAAATCTCAGGCGGAGTTGGCCAAAGCTCTCGCAGCAACAGGCAAGCCGATTGTTTTTGTGCTAACTGAAGGTCGTCCAAGAGTTATTTCAGAAATTGAATCATTAAGTTCAGCTGTTGTTCATGCATTTTTATTAGGAAATGAAGGAGGAAATGTAATAGCAGATGTATTAGCTGGAAAAATTAATCCTAGCGGTAAATTGCCTTACACTTACCCTCGTCATGTAAACAGCTTACATAATTACTATCATAAGGACACCGAAACCCTGAAGTTTGATGAGTGGGGTGGTTATAATCCACAATGGGAATTCGGTCATGGGTTAAGCTACACCACGTTTAAGTACACTAACTTAAAGTTAAGCAACACGCTGTTAGCTGATAATGATAAAATCACAGTTTCTGTAGATGTTACCAATACCGGAAAGGTAGTTGGAAAAGAAACAGTGTTATTATTTGTATCCGACAAAGTCGCTTCGATCACTCCTGAAGCAAAGCGCCTTCGTGCTTTTGATAAAGTTGAGATCCAACCAGGACAAACTCGTACAGTTTCATTTGAAATTGATAAAAACCGGTTATCATTTATCAATTATGATCTAAAACGAGTTACCGAGCCGGGTGACTTTGACCTTCAAATTGGCGATCAAAAAGCAAGTTTTACGGTAACTGAAGCTTCTTCTCGCAATAATTAA